One window from the genome of Chionomys nivalis chromosome 14, mChiNiv1.1, whole genome shotgun sequence encodes:
- the Smim3 gene encoding small integral membrane protein 3, with protein MDAISQSPVHVLLPKHILDIWAIVLIILATVVIMTSLFLCPATAVIIYRMRTHPVLNGAV; from the coding sequence ATGGATGCGATCAGCCAGTCACCTGTGCATGTCCTGCTTCCCAAGCACATCCTGGATATCTGGGCCATTGTCCTCATCATCCTGGCTACCGTTGTCATCATGACCTCCTTGTTTCTGTGCCCGGCCACTGCAGTCATCATCTATCGAATGCGGACTCATCCGGTTCTCAATGGGGCTGTCTGA